The DNA segment CAGTTGATACCTGGAGCATAGCGATATAAAGTCAGCGCTGCCTATTCTACAAACGCAAATGACCTTCCTTTCTTATCGCTTCTATAACTTCTCTCGCCATACgtcaacaccactcaccagcTGATTAGTCTGCACAAAGCTCGGATCCTGCACGTGCAACCTATCCGCCGCGATCCTTGTCAACGCAGCATTATCCAGCACCACCACACTATCCGCGTTGTTCACCAGTCGTTTCATCGCCAATAGGGAGTTGTACGGTTGTACCACCACGTCGGAGGATTCAGGGAAGACAGAGTACGTCTGAATGAGCTTCTTGGGGAATCGGTCGGAAAGCCTTTCGAGCAGGTATGAACCGAGACCTGATCCTGTCCCGCCTGCTATGGAGTGGAGGAGCATGAATCCCTGGTTATGAGATGACATGAGCGAGATTTCTTCCGTGGATTAAGAAGTGGTGAAGGTGTATACAATAGATTCAAGAGagatgacccacctccagACTGTCACTTCCATCCGCCTCCCTATCTATCATCTCTATCAGATCATCGTACAGCCTCTCTCCCGCGCTATACCCTTGCGCCCAATTGTTTCCTGCTCCCCCACCATCTTTCGATACGTATATGTTTTCGGGGTTGTACAAGCCTttgaatggggatgataaGATATTATTTATTACCTATAGAAAAAGATTAGGATATGCCATTTTGAATATAGATACCCGACATGAATCTGACTGATCATGTGTGCCGATCAATGTGGATGTGGACTCCTCACCCTAGGCTCTAGATCTATCAATATAGCTCTAGGTATATAATGTTCATCATCGGCCTGATAGAAGAACACGTCCTTCCTATCTCCCTGACTTCCATCCGCAGCCCATTCTTCGAGGTTTCCTTGGGGTGTTATCCCATGCTCGGCGCACAGTTTTTGCCAGAACTATAATGTGATTCATGAGATGTCAGTGATAGATCAGACATGAAGAAGACGGAGGACACGACCCACCTGAGCACCAACTGAAGTCGCAGAGTGGACAGGCGTTAGCATCAGGAACTAGTTGGAGGATAAAGTTGGATACCCACTCTGATTACCTGCTTGACCAGCCTATCGTGCAGATTCGAATATTAGCTATCAAGCCATAGATGAGGTTTCAAGAGACAAggacagctcacctgtaaTGAGATGATCTCTCTACCCATCGCAATCTGCTATCGCGGCGAGAGGTTCgggagattgaagaggaaggaagatgggataaGATTTGGTGGTACTCGTTCTTGATTTCAATGGCCTGGGCTGTATTTTTTTTTTTGATCTCGCGGTCTGTATCTCTTTGCGTCTGTCGTTCTTGTGTCGTATGCAGGTCGAAAGGATTTGATGTTATTGACAAGTTGAATTCACCTGTTGACAACTTGACACTCTAATCTCACAATCTACAACAGACGCGAAGCATGAGCACGGACATCCATCAGATCTCCTTCTCAGAATACTACGCGACTAGGGCATGATGGGATGACGCGTCACGGGGTCTAGTCCAGTCAACCGATAGCAATTAATGTCAAATTACGTGTATTCGACATGAAAAACAAAGTCAATTACCTCATTCCCATGCTATTATCTctttatctctctctctctcatcctacgagtactcatcatcaacacgGCACAGTCAACTACAGTCACCCTTCATCATGCCTCAGCCATTGCGGCCCACAGATAGGTATGTCATCTACTCACCACACCTTCCCATGCTTCGTTTAATCAATTGAAGCCATATATCCTGACGTCCCAAATATACACCCACAGCTTCAACTCGTCAACAGCGACCATTGTACCTGACAAGCGGAGGGCAGATGCCAGTAGCAACCGCTTCTATCCCAGCGTCCCCAATTCAAGAACTCTCGTCAGCACAAGTAGCTTGGAGGGTCACATCTACTCTGCTTTGAGGGTGAACGCAGGTGGTGATGACGGTATGATTGGGTTATTGCACACTCAAACGCAGGATATGGGTGGAAACGGTCTTTCGGGCTTGAGCTTTGTGAGTTACCCTTATTTCAAGCTTTTCTAATTGGCAATACTGATGTCCTAAAGGACATCAGATGAGGGAATtcatccatatcccatctGACGATAACTCCCAACCTACCCCTGCAACATCTCAATCCTCAgtacctcccatccaccagCAAACGAACCAATAcatacctcaacaacccaACCATCTCGGTCATTCAACCTTCATCCCAAATACAAACACCTTCGAACCCATCCCCTCGCCCCATTCCGCtcactcaacatcctcttttGAGCCAATACCTTCTCCCCATGCCAACCCCTTTGCGACCCTCACTTCTCCCGTTGAACCTCATCCCCATGGTGCCTCCGAGTACTTCAGACCCTCCAGCGTCGCATCGCATCACTCTCACGCTGGATCTTCGGTCGACGCATCAGAGTATTACAGTACAACAGATATGGACACGGACGACGACGATCTTGCATCTATCAATGATGGTCCACATCTCGCTATCAGATCCAATAtaggtgatttgggtatgGCGAATATCCATCTGGAGAACAATAATCAGAAAGCGGATATAATGAACTGGATGAACTATCAGACTCATCCGCCTACTGGGAGCATATCACCTAATGAGATCAAAACTCAGAGTCAAGTCGTTTCGCCAAATGAGATGACCCGAcaacaacctcttcctcaagtACCGGTAGCATCGTCGTCCAGACCTGGTCGACAAGCTGTCAGCGCCGCTGCTGGATCGTCCAAAGcgaggagatcaacgagAAGTACAACGGGTATGACGGATGAGGATaagatcaagttggataAGTTGGAGCGTGAGTCTCATAACCATTCAGCTGCATCTCTTCCCGTCTTCGTAAGATTTCCAGGCTGAATTTATGTGTATCATAGACCGAAGAGACATAAATCGTCGATCAGCCCAGAAACATCGACTACAACGTAAAAAAGATATGGAAAATATGACTAAGCTCCTAGCTGAGAGAGATGCCACGATACACCAACTACAGAGAGATCTGGAAGTTGAAAAGGCTAGGAATGATCAATTGAGGATATTGATGAATAATCGGTTGGCAAATGGTGGCACCGGGGTGGGCGGGAACTAAGTGGTGAGTCTCGTATTACTTGGTGATAGAGTTCTCCCATTCGATGCTGACGAATACCTGTCAGGTCTCATCATTTCTGTCGATGTCTCCTTGACAATGACGAATAGTCTCTTGTACCATACTATGATGCCCTCAACGAATATCTACGATATCATGTTCATACGACGCTAAAGATAAAATCCATACTCCAAAAGTCCTTGTTACCTCCTGTATCAAATCAAGCTATATGCCGTTCGAACGAGTATCCTGTGCATACCTGAATACTATCATGCATCGCTATAGCACATGACTACTATCATTAGATTGGTACAAACCTGGCATTGATTGCATGAGCCGCACACACGTTTGCGAAAATCTATAACGAAGTACAACTTTGGGTTTTTTGGTGGTTTTAACTTGGACatgaattgatgatgatgaagaaaaaaaaaaaaaaactAATGATTATACAATCTTGATACTATCTTCCCCCAATTATCAGATTTCACAGTCACCTAATCCGTCGTTCGCTCTGGTCCTTTGTGAAATGGTTGGCAGATCAGGATGAGTGATGTTGTGGGTTGTCCAGCTTAAACTTGAGTTGTAGTAAGCAGACGTACTCGTTGATGTTGCTCCGTTCGAGGGTACTACATTGAGCCAAATTCACGGGGACGGGAACACACAATTCGTTGCGTCTCTGATGATTGAGATATGAGAAATGTCAGCGTACATTCGTATATCAAAGATTTGAGGCGGTTGCACTCACCTCACATCGCTTGCAGTTTTGACCAGAGCACTCTACAAGTAAGCTTTGACAGGCAAAGCAACGGGACGAGAGAGTCTCTGGTGTGTTGGGGAATACCAATGTCTAAAGTTTcgtctcgtcagctcaatcggAAGGTACCCATACTATCGATCAGAGACTTACTATGGTGGcctcgtactcgtactccAATTCACAAAGTCTCATCT comes from the Kwoniella bestiolae CBS 10118 chromosome 2, complete sequence genome and includes:
- a CDS encoding tubulin gamma chain — protein: MGREIISLQAGQAGNQIGAQFWQKLCAEHGITPQGNLEEWAADGSQGDRKDVFFYQADDEHYIPRAILIDLEPRVINNILSSPFKGLYNPENIYVSKDGGGAGNNWAQGYSAGERLYDDLIEMIDREADGSDSLEGFMLLHSIAGGTGSGLGSYLLERLSDRFPKKLIQTYSVFPESSDVVVQPYNSLLAMKRLVNNADSVVVLDNAALTRIAADRLHVQDPSFVQTNQLVSTVMAASTTTLRYPSYMNNDLVGIISSLIPTPRCHFLMTSYTPFTGDEIDHAKSTRKTTTLDVMRRLLQPKNRMVSTVSTKSSAYISCLNIISGDVDPTDVHKSLLRIRERQLANFIPWGPASIQVALTRRRGGPAGASNRVSGVMMANHTSINSLFKRMIHQYDMLRKRNAFLEQYKKEEIFANGLDEFDDARRVVAELQEEYVAAESPDYIDYGGE